The following nucleotide sequence is from Cucumis melo cultivar AY chromosome 1, USDA_Cmelo_AY_1.0, whole genome shotgun sequence.
ATCGAGAATAAATATGAAatgacaaatctgaaatattttaaaaaatgactaacttcgtCAATTTTGTTACATGTAAATACTTAttatattcatgaaaattaaccataaaaaaattagattaatatttaattttttagagGCGGTTGATGTGCTCTTTCAATTGAACTATATTCATATCGACCACTGTAACAATCAAAATAGTCGATTTAGTTTGGGTGCATCGATCACTATCACCCTGAATAGTTCGAGAGTTAGGTTTTATAAAGTTAAGTGTAGACGAGGTCTCTTAAATTTATTGCAAAAGTATAgtatgaaataaataaatgttgTTTTGACATTTTCATATAAGTTGACGAGTGTTTcacataaatataaaattatccTCTCATTATCTCGTGCAGAAAAACCTagcattaaaaaatatatataaatatcaaTGACATTTTTACAACCTTGGGTTCAGGGGAAGCTACTCAATTGAAGTTTCCAAGTGTGTtgtgctatttttcttttttttgtcaatttaaattttatatataatgaGAAACtgtttgaaaaataatttataaagttgttcaaagtatttttaaatataacaaaatattacatATACCTCGATTAATTCATTatagattttgaaatttaatatatttataaatattttaatttatttgtttaaacGTTGTTATAAGTTGTCGTCCCTTTATCAAAACAATCAATCATTAATAAAAAATCTAAACATCATTTTCTTTTACAATATACATgaggtgaaaaaaaaaatgaacccTAAATAACTAACCTACGGCATCTACTTAATAGATTTTGCTAAATAATTTATGAAAAAGATTAGTTTTAACTTTTAAGACAAATAATTTTGTATACCAAGTTTAGGAATAGAAAACGAAAGAATTTTCcatgattatattattattgttgttgatgATAATTGGATAGAAGCCCTTGGAATTTGATAGTCAGTACTACTGAAGAGTTTGACTAATTACAaatcatttaaagataagatTTTCGAAGAGAGCTGACTCAAAATTTCCTTCTTCATTTCAAAATAATTCTCGATCAGTTCATCAACACCCCAACTAAATTATGGGCCAGTCTTTAATTGCAATTGTCTCAATtctcatctctttctctctagCTTTATGTACCTATAAATACCTGTATAAGAATGTAAATCTTTCTCATCCCCATCTCCTAAAATCAATCTCTTACTAAACACACAAAAATGAGTTCTAAAGCCTTTGTTTTCCTTGGCCTTCTTCTCGCCTTCGTTCTTCTCCTCTCGTCTGAGGTGGCCGCAAGAGACCTTGCGGAGACCTTCTCCAAGACGGACAACGGTGAGTTCTATGTTATCATAAATTTTAACTCATTTAAGAAGTTTAATTCATAGCAATCACCTATTTTAGGATTTAATATCCTTCTTTTTGCTTGTTATTTTGACATCCAAATGATTATAGAACTAAGCAGGTTGTCAGCAAACTTAGTTCAGGCGCACGTAAGATAATCCTGAACTATTACGAATATTTAAAAAACACTCATGtaaaatgtataaaatatatatacttattattCAACTTTTTTATATACAGATTTTGAATTCATATAACATTTTCATAGAGTTAAGGATTAATTTTAAAGATAACATTGCAGAGGCCACGGTGGAAACCAATGGTGTAGAGGATGCCAAGTATGGAGGAGGGTACGACAGAGGCTATGGCGGTGGTGGTTACGGTCGTGGTGGCTACGGTCGTGGTGGGTATGGTCGTGGTGGGTATGGTGGTCGTGGAGGCTATGGTGGTGGCCGTGGTGGGTATGGCAGAGGTTGCCGATATGGTCGATGCGGGTACAGGTGCTGCAGCTACGCTGGTGAAGTAGTAGAGGGTGCAAAACCCTAAGACAAGGTGTAGAATGggatgaaataataataaggtttaaagtttaatttgtgtttggttAAATGTGTGAACTGTGGAAGTTTGAGAAGAATAAATACATGGGGAATGGGAGGAGTGGCTTCATCtgtagtttttctttttccccatGTTTGGGTTTTAGTATGTTATTGCAAAGATTTGCTTTTTGCAAATTTTTATAATATCAACAAACGTATTTTCATTTCGTGTAACTACGGTTTTATTTCCATAACTTGAACATAAGTTTAATAGTTAACGTATACACACTTTCTTTCGTCTTTAGTTGAAAACTTCAGTACATttcattcaaaaaaaaaaaaaaaaaaaagaaaggaaaaagaaaaagaaaaataaaagaactcACATGATCACccataataaataataataagagaaaACATAGTAAAGGTTAAAATGGATGAAAATAATTACCTATATAGATAGATTTGAAattctattatattttataaatattttgaggtatttttatataaatatttagaaTAATAATGGAGTAGTtaagaaaagaataataataaaaaaaaaaattgatatatggTGGGATTAAATTTTCCATACACATtataaaagaaactaaaaaatatttgttCACCCTGCATTATATCCAAAGTTTATGGTGGTACTGGCAAGTGACAACAACAACTAAATAAAGTTATCTATATTTCATGGTGTCCTATCCtatgcaataataataatagtagtattAATAATAATCTATTATTTTGGGGTTGTTTTTGGAGTTTTGAACAAATATCTCAATGAGAGATGGAGAGGAAGTTCAACTTTataaaaatatgtatttatttttcaatgatCCATATATAGTATTTTTACCAATACTGTTTAACACATTTCCTATTGAACTTTCCATCAACTTTTCTTTGAGAGATAAATTGTTTTTACTCCATCAACTTTTCTTGCACTAATTATTTTGGAACCAAAGTATTTGTGAAAGAGGATTCCTTGAGGGAGATGTGGGGGTCTGGGGATGGAGACGATGACGAGGATGACTGAGGCCACAATAATTAAAAGATAggttaaagaaagaaaagcaaaattgatggatgaaaataaaatttaatattatatcatctgACGATAAAAAAAAGTGTCCaactaaaaaaatccatttaagaaaaagaattaaatgaCAAATTAATACTTCTTTGCCTAACTCATTTAAAATTTACAAAGCCATAGAGTCTGATCACTAATTAAGTGTTATTGCAGTAGATATCagaaaaatagatttttttggAGAGACATTAACTTTTcaattcttaaaagaaaaaatatgttacaaatatttacaaatatagtaaaattttactttttattaattCCTAGACAATACTTTCTATTAATTATCGATTGTAATAGACCTAGATAGAAACTTATCAATACGATAAAGACTAAAATATAGATGTATATCTGGATTTACCATGATCTATCACAAATTGAAAGTAAAAAtttgatatatttgtaaatattataCATTTAGCAATTTTTGTcctctaaaatatttttcttcatttagttttatgatttaattccgtttaaaattttaaagtccGAGTTAAAATTGACTAGTCACGTAGGAGTAACGTTGTCTAAGATGCCAATGTTGATGAAAATGCTGATATTGAGTATGTCAATAAAAATATCAACAACATACTGATACCGATTAGATATTTctagaaaaattataaattctttttaaaaatatttagcCTTTGCAGaacatttttttacatttagtgatattttgttaattattttattacCACGTGTATGGAAGAGTAATTTTTTAAACACCATTTGGTGCTTAGCTAATATGTTCGGTTACAAGCTAAAAAAAGCTTAACTCAATTGGCGTTTGCAAGTATCTGTTCATCAAAAAGTTTTCATTCAAACCCCTCGCCCTTAATTTACAGCAGAAAGATATGGTTGAGATGTTTAACTATTAAGTTTGAATTTCACCTTTAAAATTCAGTACACATTAAAATAAATATCCATAACATGAAACATGTAGACCTATCTACTTAATAGGAATTTATGAATGAGAAAAATAATGGTGAAAATTTCTAAtactttaatttgttttgtCAAAACTATTTTGGGAATTAAACTATACATGTGGACACTctaaatgataattaattaaagatGATATAAACAACTAGGGCCAGATGGAGAAATTTTGTTCACAGGAACTTTACTATTCAATAAAAATAGTTGTAAAACAAAAAGGTAATAAATGGAGTTTGAAGTTGAGTTTAAAAGGACTACATGTCAATTGTTATCACAAGATTGACtgcatta
It contains:
- the LOC103495657 gene encoding cold and drought-regulated protein CORA-like; this translates as MSSKAFVFLGLLLAFVLLLSSEVAARDLAETFSKTDNEATVETNGVEDAKYGGGYDRGYGGGGYGRGGYGRGGYGRGGYGGRGGYGGGRGGYGRGCRYGRCGYRCCSYAGEVVEGAKP